In Flavobacterium sp. GSB-24, the genomic window TGGTTTTAAAAGATTATGTTTCAAAAGATGTAGTAAACAATTATAGGGAATTGCTTTCTCCAAAAACTTGGATTTCATGCGAGAAACAAATAAAAAATATCGATGATTTTGTTTTTAAAAGCTGGCAGGAAAGATTATTTTTTGAACGTTTAGAACGAAAATCAAAGTTTGTTTATGATCTATTAGAGCAGACAAATCAAGATTGGGAAGCAGTTTTATTTTGCCTTTTAGCAAAGAATTTTGGTTTGAATACAAACGGAACTTCATTTTTACAAATATCAAAAGCAATTCCATTTTCAATTATCCGAAAGGAGAGTTTTGAAATAGAAAATTTAGAAGCATTGCTTTTTGGAACTGCAGGATTATTAGATTCAGAAAAAGAAGATGTTTATTATAAGGATCTAAAATTTAGGTATTTTTATTTACTCCATAAATATCAATTAGAGAAAACATTCATTGATCCTGTTCAATTTTTTAAACTTCGCCCTGATAATTTCCCTACGATTCGACTTTCACAATTGGGAGGTTTATATCATAAACATCAAAATTTGTTTTCTAAAATAATTGAATTAAAATCGTTGAAGAACGTGTACGAATTATTGAATGTTTCAGTAAGTCCTTATTGGCAAGACCATTATCAATTTGATAAAGAAAGTCCGAAGAAAGCAAAAATAGTATCAAAATCATTTTTAGATTTGATAGTTATAAATACAATAATACCAATTCAATTTGCTTATTCTAATATAATGGGAGAATCTATAGCAGAAGATTTGATTGATTTTATGAATGAAGTAGGTTCCGAAAAAAATGCAATAATAGATAAGTTTGATTCTTTTGGAATAAAGTCGAAAAATGCGTTTGAAAGCCAGATCTTATTAGAGCTTAAAAATGAATATTGTAATAAGAAAGCATGTTTAAAATGCGGACTAGGTTTAGAATTACTTAAAAGCAATTAGAAAATAAGATAATAGGATAATGAGATAATTTGTACATTTGTAATTCCTCTTAGAGGTAAATGATTCTAAAATCTGAAATAAAAAATGTCAGCTATTTTAAAACTTAAATTCTTTTTTGAAAAATATGGTTTTCATGTTTCTTCAAGATTGGCAGATAAACTAGGAATGCGTGTAACAAGCGTAAGACTATTTTTTATTTATATATCTTTTGTGACAGCAGGTTTAGGATTTGGAGTTTACCTGACTCTCGCTTTTTGGATTAGATTAAAAGATTTAATTCGCTCAAAAAGAACATCAGTATTTGATTTATAAAAAAAGCTCCAAATTTTCATTTGGAGCTTTTTTATTGAAATAGTATTTTTTATTCTTCGATTCCGTTGTTAAGTTTCGATCTTTTCTTACTGTATCCAAAGTAAACTAGAATACCAATAACAAGCCATCCTAATGATAATAATTGAGCGTCTAAACTCAAATTGATAATTAGGTAAGTATTAATTGAGATTCCTAATACTGCGATAACAGGTAAAGCAGGAACTTTAAAAGTTCTGTTTAATTCAGGTTGTTTAACTCTTAAAATCCAAACAGCGATACAAACCATTGTAAAGGCAAATAAAGTACCAAAACTAGTCATATCTGCTAATTTATTGATTGGTGTAAAAGCAGCAACTGTTGCAATAATACCTCCTAAGATCATTAAATTGGTTTTTGGTGTTCCAGAAATCGGATTTACTTTAGAAAAAACAGAAGGAATTAAGCCGTCTTTAGACATTCCAAGGAAAATTCTAGATTGTCCCATAATCATTACCATCAATACAGAAACTAAACCGATAGTAGCAGCAACAGTAATAATAAAGCCTGCCCATCCTTGTCCGGCGATATCAAAAGCATAAGCAACTGGTGCTTTAATAGCTTCTGGATATTTTCCTAGCGGATTAAAATCTTGGTAATTCATCATTCCTGTTAAAACTAAAGAAACAAGAATATATAAAGTTGTACAGATTAATAAAGAAGCAATGATCGCAAACGGAACATCTTTTTTAGGATTAATAGCTTCTCCAGCCTGCGTAGAAACAGCATCAAAACCAACATAAGCAAAGAAAATCGCCGCAGCTCCGGAAACAATACCTCCAATTCCGTAAGCATTATGAGTAGTTTCTTTTTCAACAATTTGAGTAGCTTCAGGAATAAATGGGTGCCAATTTGCAGTATTAATAAAGAAAAGACCCGCAATAATTACAAAGATTACAGCAGAAACTTTAAGAATAACAATTGCATTATTGGCTTTAGCAGCACTTTTTGTACCTTTAATAAGTAATGAAATAACTAAAATAACGATCAAAAAAGCTGGAAGATTCATAGAGAAACCTTCTCCAGTGTAGCTTGCTGGATCTGTTGTAAGCCAGTCAGGAAGTTTGATGTGAAACATTTTGAGCAATTTATTAAAATATCCCGACCAGGAAACGGCGACCGTCATGGATCCCATTGCATATTCGAGAATAAGCCCCCAGCCAATTATCCAGGCAAAAATTTCACCAATTGTACCATAAGCATATGCATAAGCAGATCCCTCTACAGGTAAAATTGACGCAAATTCAGAATAGCAAAGAGCTGCAAAAACGCAGGCAATACCTGCAATAATAAACGAAACAGCTAATGCTGGACCTGCATGATAATAAGCTCCAGTACCGGTAAGTACAAAAATTCCTCCACC contains:
- a CDS encoding DUF2851 family protein; its protein translation is MKEDFLHYLWKFKKFDLLDLKTAQGELITIIKTGDYLELSGPDFFNAQIKIGNQKWAGNVEIHLKSSDWYLHNHEKDPAYKNVILHVVWENDTPIFRENNTEIPVLVLKDYVSKDVVNNYRELLSPKTWISCEKQIKNIDDFVFKSWQERLFFERLERKSKFVYDLLEQTNQDWEAVLFCLLAKNFGLNTNGTSFLQISKAIPFSIIRKESFEIENLEALLFGTAGLLDSEKEDVYYKDLKFRYFYLLHKYQLEKTFIDPVQFFKLRPDNFPTIRLSQLGGLYHKHQNLFSKIIELKSLKNVYELLNVSVSPYWQDHYQFDKESPKKAKIVSKSFLDLIVINTIIPIQFAYSNIMGESIAEDLIDFMNEVGSEKNAIIDKFDSFGIKSKNAFESQILLELKNEYCNKKACLKCGLGLELLKSN
- a CDS encoding PspC family transcriptional regulator, whose amino-acid sequence is MSAILKLKFFFEKYGFHVSSRLADKLGMRVTSVRLFFIYISFVTAGLGFGVYLTLAFWIRLKDLIRSKRTSVFDL
- a CDS encoding amino acid permease is translated as MSIWRVKPISAFEADIKKSNLKRVLGKWSLTAIGVGAIIGGGIFVLTGTGAYYHAGPALAVSFIIAGIACVFAALCYSEFASILPVEGSAYAYAYGTIGEIFAWIIGWGLILEYAMGSMTVAVSWSGYFNKLLKMFHIKLPDWLTTDPASYTGEGFSMNLPAFLIVILVISLLIKGTKSAAKANNAIVILKVSAVIFVIIAGLFFINTANWHPFIPEATQIVEKETTHNAYGIGGIVSGAAAIFFAYVGFDAVSTQAGEAINPKKDVPFAIIASLLICTTLYILVSLVLTGMMNYQDFNPLGKYPEAIKAPVAYAFDIAGQGWAGFIITVAATIGLVSVLMVMIMGQSRIFLGMSKDGLIPSVFSKVNPISGTPKTNLMILGGIIATVAAFTPINKLADMTSFGTLFAFTMVCIAVWILRVKQPELNRTFKVPALPVIAVLGISINTYLIINLSLDAQLLSLGWLVIGILVYFGYSKKRSKLNNGIEE